A genomic region of Paenibacillus sp. PL2-23 contains the following coding sequences:
- the nusB gene encoding transcription antitermination factor NusB produces the protein MKRRLAREIAVSSLYQMEMNEVSAAEAVDMLMDELRQDNEIGADPKEIGSTDEFARELVFGVLERKQAIDGMLQQFLTGWQVDRLSRVDRQVLRLACYEIVFRDDVPPKAAINEAIELAKHFGTEESGKFVNGVLGKLLQEVDELKS, from the coding sequence ATGAAACGGAGATTGGCAAGAGAAATTGCAGTATCGAGTCTATATCAGATGGAAATGAACGAGGTGTCAGCTGCCGAAGCGGTAGACATGCTGATGGACGAGCTTCGCCAGGATAATGAAATCGGCGCGGATCCCAAGGAGATTGGGAGCACAGACGAGTTCGCGAGAGAGCTTGTGTTCGGAGTGCTGGAGCGCAAGCAGGCGATTGATGGCATGCTTCAACAATTTCTGACGGGCTGGCAGGTGGACCGGCTGTCGCGTGTTGATCGTCAGGTGCTCAGACTGGCCTGCTATGAAATCGTATTCCGGGATGATGTGCCGCCGAAGGCTGCCATTAACGAAGCGATTGAGCTGGCGAAGCATTTCGGCACAGAGGAATCCGGGAAGTTCGTCAATGGGGTGCTGGGCAAGCTGCTGCAAGAAGTGGACGAGCTGAAATCGTAA
- the dxs gene encoding 1-deoxy-D-xylulose-5-phosphate synthase translates to MDDSKLRSFCTAESEESNVLLNQINGPLDLKDLSIAQLEQAAEEIRQFLIEKLSVTGGHLAPNLGVVELTLAMHYLFNSPEDKFIYDVGHQSYVHKILTGRKDQFDTLRKYKGLCGFVKRAESEHDVWEAGHSSTSLSAAMGMALARDLKGGSNRVVAVIGDGALTGGMALEALNHIGHEKRNMIVILNDNEMSIAPNVGALHHYLGKIRTDRHYQKAKDELQHLLNKIPAIGGKLAKTAERFKDSLKYLLVSGILFEQFGLTYLGPVDGHDLEGLLDILKQADTVQGPVLVHVLTIKGKGYKPAEIDSHKWHGATPYKIESGQMVKAVGPPMYTTIFGDMLIELADKDDRIVAITPAMPGGSGLMDFAAKYPHRMIDVGIAEQHAATLSAAMAMEGLKPVYAVYSTFLQRAYDQVVHDICRQNANVVFAIDRAGFVGPDGETHHGVYDIAFLRHVPNLVLMMPKDENELRRMMKTAVDYNDGPIAVRYPRIHGVGVELEADPQPIPIGTWETIRSGDTYAILALGPMIEVAEQAAEVLKREGLSAEVVNARFIKPLDEAMLDRIADEGKKVLVLEESSQQGGFGSAVLEYYSQRSSFDVQVKIMGVPDLFVEHGSIAQQREEVGLTSERVVSELRGMMPRMMKRATGHS, encoded by the coding sequence ATGGACGACAGTAAGCTGAGGTCGTTCTGTACAGCGGAAAGCGAGGAAAGCAACGTGCTGCTGAATCAAATTAACGGACCACTCGACTTAAAGGATTTGTCGATCGCCCAGCTCGAGCAGGCGGCTGAAGAAATCAGGCAATTTCTGATCGAGAAGCTGTCGGTTACGGGCGGCCATCTGGCCCCGAATCTGGGCGTCGTGGAATTAACCTTGGCGATGCATTATTTGTTCAATAGTCCCGAAGATAAGTTTATATATGATGTGGGCCATCAATCCTATGTGCACAAGATTTTGACGGGCCGCAAGGATCAATTCGATACGCTGCGCAAATACAAAGGCTTGTGCGGGTTTGTGAAGCGTGCGGAAAGCGAGCATGACGTCTGGGAGGCCGGACACAGCTCGACGTCGCTGTCCGCCGCAATGGGCATGGCGCTGGCCAGAGATCTGAAGGGCGGCAGCAATCGTGTTGTCGCGGTTATTGGCGATGGTGCATTAACAGGCGGAATGGCGCTTGAGGCGCTTAACCATATCGGTCACGAGAAGCGGAACATGATCGTCATACTGAATGACAATGAGATGTCAATCGCTCCGAACGTAGGCGCGCTGCATCATTATTTAGGCAAGATCAGAACGGATCGCCATTATCAGAAGGCAAAGGATGAGCTTCAGCATCTGCTGAACAAAATACCGGCGATTGGCGGCAAGCTGGCGAAGACAGCGGAGCGGTTCAAGGACAGCTTAAAATATTTGCTGGTCAGCGGCATTTTGTTCGAGCAATTCGGATTAACTTATCTAGGTCCTGTAGACGGACATGACTTGGAGGGCTTGCTCGACATTCTGAAGCAGGCAGATACAGTGCAGGGACCGGTGCTTGTTCATGTTCTGACGATTAAGGGCAAGGGCTACAAGCCTGCCGAGATTGACTCCCACAAATGGCACGGCGCGACGCCGTACAAGATTGAATCCGGACAAATGGTAAAGGCCGTAGGTCCGCCGATGTATACGACGATATTCGGCGATATGCTCATTGAGCTTGCCGACAAGGACGATCGCATTGTAGCGATTACGCCGGCTATGCCTGGCGGCTCGGGCTTGATGGATTTTGCCGCCAAATATCCCCACCGGATGATTGATGTTGGCATTGCGGAGCAGCATGCGGCGACGTTATCCGCAGCCATGGCTATGGAAGGCCTTAAGCCGGTGTACGCTGTATATTCCACATTCCTGCAGCGCGCTTACGATCAAGTCGTACACGATATTTGCAGGCAGAACGCCAATGTCGTGTTTGCGATTGACAGGGCGGGCTTCGTTGGCCCAGACGGCGAGACGCATCACGGGGTATATGATATCGCGTTTCTGCGCCATGTGCCCAATCTCGTGCTGATGATGCCCAAGGATGAAAACGAGCTCAGACGTATGATGAAGACGGCTGTCGATTATAATGACGGACCGATTGCGGTCAGATATCCCCGTATTCATGGTGTAGGCGTGGAGCTGGAGGCCGACCCGCAGCCCATTCCCATTGGCACTTGGGAGACGATTCGCTCAGGCGATACGTACGCGATTTTGGCGCTTGGCCCCATGATTGAAGTGGCGGAGCAAGCGGCTGAGGTGCTGAAACGGGAGGGGCTCAGCGCAGAGGTGGTCAATGCGCGCTTTATTAAGCCTCTGGATGAAGCTATGCTGGACCGAATTGCCGATGAAGGGAAAAAGGTGTTAGTGCTGGAAGAAAGCTCCCAGCAGGGCGGCTTTGGCAGCGCTGTGCTGGAATATTATTCACAGCGCAGCAGCTTTGATGTGCAAGTCAAAATTATGGGCGTGCCGGATCTGTTCGTGGAGCATGGCTCCATCGCGCAGCAGCGCGAGGAAGTCGGCTTAACGTCAGAACGTGTTGTGAGCGAGCTTCGCGGCATGATGCCCCGCATGATGAAACGCGCCACAGGGCATTCTTAG
- the xseA gene encoding exodeoxyribonuclease VII large subunit: MSNQPKIYSIKELNKYIRMKLESDAVLGDVWLRGEISNFTHHSSGHMYFTLKDSDSRLKCVMFASHNARLPFMPKEGTKVIARGNISVFERDGNYQFYVMAMQPDGIGSLYLAFEQLKRKLEEEGLFAASRKRALPSYPGAIGVITSPTGAAVRDIVTTLQRRYPLIPVYIYPAVVQGKGAAPSIVGAIEAMNRFAACDVLIVGRGGGSLEELWAFNEETVARAIAASDIPIISAVGHETDYTIADFVADLRAATPTAAAELAVPHVGELKQQGERLKQRLYAAVRTQAQAEKERLTRLKRSPFFLQPKRYMLDQAQRLDRLSEQLHVRLRGTASRESARLARLETRLSGHHPGEAVQFAAKRLRSATRGLEVASGALLKEHKLRLHAVMGQLDALSPLKVMARGYGLVYASADGELIKSVQSAGIGQQLTVKLSDGQLHCSVHSIEGGSGDETGSAQ, translated from the coding sequence ATGTCGAATCAGCCGAAAATTTATTCCATTAAGGAATTGAACAAATATATTCGAATGAAGCTGGAATCCGACGCCGTGCTGGGAGACGTATGGCTGCGCGGCGAAATATCCAACTTCACGCATCACTCCAGCGGACATATGTATTTCACGCTGAAGGACAGCGACTCCCGACTGAAATGCGTCATGTTCGCCTCTCACAATGCACGGCTTCCCTTCATGCCGAAGGAAGGGACCAAGGTTATCGCAAGAGGGAATATATCCGTATTTGAGCGGGATGGCAATTATCAGTTTTACGTGATGGCGATGCAGCCCGACGGGATTGGCAGCCTCTATCTGGCATTCGAGCAGCTTAAGCGCAAGCTGGAGGAGGAAGGGCTGTTCGCGGCGTCGCGCAAGCGCGCCTTGCCGTCTTACCCTGGGGCGATTGGCGTCATTACATCGCCTACCGGGGCAGCGGTAAGGGATATCGTGACAACGCTTCAGCGCCGATATCCTCTTATTCCGGTATATATTTATCCAGCGGTTGTGCAAGGCAAAGGAGCCGCTCCGTCCATTGTAGGCGCAATCGAGGCGATGAACCGCTTCGCGGCCTGCGATGTGCTCATTGTCGGCCGCGGCGGCGGCTCGCTGGAGGAGCTTTGGGCGTTCAATGAGGAGACGGTCGCTAGAGCGATTGCTGCCTCCGATATTCCTATTATCAGCGCCGTGGGCCATGAAACGGATTATACGATCGCGGATTTTGTTGCGGACCTCCGGGCGGCCACGCCGACAGCGGCCGCTGAGCTTGCTGTACCGCATGTTGGGGAGCTGAAGCAGCAAGGGGAACGGCTGAAGCAGAGACTGTACGCAGCGGTGAGAACGCAGGCGCAAGCTGAGAAGGAGCGTCTAACGCGGCTCAAGCGTTCGCCGTTTTTCCTGCAGCCTAAACGTTATATGCTTGATCAGGCTCAGCGCCTGGACCGGCTTAGCGAGCAGCTTCACGTTCGGCTGCGGGGTACGGCCTCTCGTGAAAGCGCTCGTCTAGCTCGGCTGGAGACGAGGCTGTCAGGGCATCACCCTGGCGAAGCCGTTCAGTTCGCGGCGAAGCGGCTGCGCAGCGCGACGCGGGGACTCGAGGTGGCTTCGGGCGCCTTGCTTAAGGAGCATAAGCTGCGTCTTCATGCTGTTATGGGACAGCTTGACGCGTTAAGTCCGCTGAAAGTGATGGCTAGAGGGTATGGACTGGTATATGCCTCTGCGGACGGGGAGCTCATCAAGTCTGTGCAATCCGCCGGCATTGGCCAGCAGTTGACGGTGAAGCTGTCAGATGGTCAGCTTCATTGCAGCGTACATTCAATTGAAGGAGGAAGCGGCGATGAAACCGGATCAGCTCAATGA
- a CDS encoding TlyA family RNA methyltransferase — protein sequence MTTAGKERIDVLLVERGFFDSREKAKKALMAGLVLVDNEPIDKSGMKVPRLADIKVKGALHPYVSRGGLKLEKAIKVFGLDMSNKVMLDIGASTGGFTDCALQHGASFVYAIDVGTNQLDWSLRQHDRVLVMEKTNFRYMEPDQLQGPEPDFASIDVSFISLKLILPTLSKLLPPGSSVVALIKPQFEAGREKVGKSGVVREPAVHLEVLASVLGFAAASGFQTEGLTFSPITGGEGNIEFLAWLRWNGGELVDAPDQARLAELVKEANAVFKS from the coding sequence ATGACAACGGCCGGTAAAGAACGTATTGATGTATTGCTGGTGGAACGCGGTTTTTTCGACAGCAGGGAAAAAGCCAAGAAGGCGCTGATGGCAGGTCTTGTGCTCGTGGATAACGAGCCGATTGACAAAAGCGGGATGAAGGTGCCGCGCCTTGCCGATATTAAGGTAAAGGGCGCGCTTCATCCTTATGTCAGCCGTGGCGGCTTGAAGCTGGAGAAAGCGATTAAGGTGTTCGGTCTCGATATGTCGAACAAGGTGATGCTGGATATTGGCGCATCGACCGGCGGCTTCACAGACTGCGCCCTGCAGCACGGAGCGTCCTTCGTCTATGCGATCGATGTGGGCACGAATCAGCTGGATTGGTCGCTGCGGCAGCATGACCGGGTTCTGGTTATGGAGAAAACAAACTTCCGTTACATGGAGCCGGACCAGCTGCAAGGTCCCGAGCCAGATTTCGCCAGCATTGATGTATCCTTTATCTCACTCAAGCTTATATTACCTACGCTGTCGAAGCTGCTTCCCCCGGGTTCAAGCGTCGTTGCGCTTATTAAGCCGCAATTCGAGGCTGGCAGGGAGAAGGTTGGCAAATCGGGTGTGGTTCGCGAGCCTGCCGTTCACCTTGAAGTGCTGGCCAGCGTGCTGGGCTTCGCTGCAGCGAGCGGCTTTCAGACGGAAGGCTTAACCTTCTCGCCCATTACCGGCGGAGAGGGCAATATCGAGTTTCTTGCCTGGTTACGCTGGAACGGCGGGGAGCTTGTCGATGCTCCAGATCAGGCGCGTCTTGCGGAGCTGGTCAAGGAAGCAAACGCGGTATTCAAATCTTAA
- the folD gene encoding bifunctional methylenetetrahydrofolate dehydrogenase/methenyltetrahydrofolate cyclohydrolase FolD, producing MSASIIEGKKISDLIRVELKDEVVALRERQVVPGLAVILVGEDPASKVYVGSKEKACQQLGIYSEVHRLPGDTSEADLLELIAKLNGQGSINGILVQLPLPEHINEKAVIDAISVEKDVDGFHPESVGNLTIGDDSLLPCTPAGVIELIKRSGVAIAGKHAVVIGRSNIVGKPVAMLLLRENATVTICHSRTANMEELAKQADILVVAIGKAKAIDSKYVKPGAVVIDVGINRLPDGKLAGDVDYEDCLETAGYITPVPGGVGPMTITMLLQNTVAAAKRAHGIEV from the coding sequence ATGAGCGCATCCATTATCGAAGGTAAAAAAATATCGGACCTCATTCGCGTTGAGCTGAAGGATGAGGTTGTCGCGCTGCGGGAACGCCAAGTCGTGCCAGGACTGGCTGTTATACTTGTGGGGGAGGACCCGGCATCCAAGGTGTATGTGGGCTCCAAAGAGAAGGCATGTCAGCAGCTGGGCATCTACTCGGAGGTGCATCGTCTCCCTGGGGATACATCCGAAGCGGATTTGCTGGAGCTGATTGCGAAGCTTAACGGACAGGGAAGCATTAACGGCATTCTTGTTCAGCTGCCGCTTCCGGAGCATATTAACGAAAAAGCGGTTATTGACGCTATTAGCGTAGAGAAGGATGTGGACGGGTTCCATCCGGAGAGCGTGGGCAATCTGACAATCGGCGACGACAGCCTGCTGCCATGTACGCCGGCTGGCGTTATTGAGCTGATTAAGCGAAGCGGTGTAGCTATTGCCGGCAAACACGCCGTTGTTATCGGAAGAAGCAACATTGTAGGGAAGCCAGTCGCGATGCTTCTGCTTCGCGAGAACGCTACGGTTACGATCTGTCATTCCAGAACGGCGAACATGGAGGAGCTGGCGAAGCAGGCCGATATATTGGTTGTCGCCATTGGCAAAGCCAAAGCGATTGACAGCAAATATGTGAAGCCGGGTGCGGTTGTTATCGACGTCGGCATTAACCGTCTGCCAGACGGCAAGCTGGCTGGCGATGTTGATTATGAGGATTGCTTGGAAACGGCAGGCTATATTACACCGGTGCCGGGCGGGGTTGGACCCATGACGATTACAATGCTGCTTCAGAATACGGTTGCTGCAGCGAAGAGGGCTCACGGAATCGAGGTGTAG
- a CDS encoding DUF2273 domain-containing protein: protein MWREIWNTYWKRLIGVAAGLLAAIVYLAFGFWDMMFVALLVFLGYWFGKQKELSDGPVIPWQRIWYALLERFRPYR, encoded by the coding sequence ATGTGGAGGGAGATCTGGAACACGTATTGGAAACGGCTGATCGGCGTAGCCGCTGGTCTGTTGGCCGCAATCGTCTATTTGGCGTTTGGATTCTGGGACATGATGTTTGTAGCGCTTCTTGTGTTCCTCGGTTATTGGTTTGGCAAGCAGAAAGAGCTTTCGGATGGCCCCGTTATCCCTTGGCAGCGGATTTGGTACGCGCTGCTGGAGCGGTTCCGGCCATACCGGTAA
- the recN gene encoding DNA repair protein RecN encodes MLRELSIRNLAVIEEVHVSFHHGFHVLTGETGAGKSILIDALSLIVGGRGSADMVRYGCDRAEMEALFDLPAQHPVWGQLDRIGVQYNPEEMLIIRRELTTAGKSSSRVNGQLVTITMLREIGEFLVNIHGQHEHQSLLKTDQHLEWLDQFGGDLLLERKAQYRALFDQLSEVRGSMRSVEDSTRHNAQMMDLYRFQIEEITSAKLKPDEDEQLLEQRSKLLYAEKRKDAASEAYALLYGGKGLDLISRAISKLEDIQSYDPSVLNPLMEQLQSAFYQAEDAAFQLRDYRDGIESDPETLAYVEDRLDLINGLKRKYGETIPDILAYLEQIMAERDKIENRDELLEELKRQEKRLYEGALQLAQDLSKLRRHAAGRLSSAVESELRQLQMPAARFEANLDGGGGGQEEAAPVKLTVNGMDEAIFLLSTNPGEPPKPLNKIASGGEMSRIMLALKSIFAEIDQIPTLIFDEVDTGVSGRAAQAIAEKLSSLSAKCQVFSITHLPQVACMSDHHYEIKKQVTNNRTSTSVTELMTDSRIDELARMLGGVEVTEKTRHHAQEMLDLAHGLKGA; translated from the coding sequence ATGCTGCGTGAGTTATCGATCAGAAATTTAGCCGTTATTGAAGAGGTTCACGTTTCGTTCCATCATGGTTTTCACGTGTTGACCGGAGAGACCGGCGCGGGGAAATCTATCCTTATCGATGCGTTAAGCTTAATCGTGGGAGGTCGGGGCTCCGCAGACATGGTGCGTTACGGCTGTGACAGGGCAGAGATGGAGGCGTTGTTCGACCTCCCGGCTCAGCATCCGGTATGGGGGCAGCTGGACCGCATCGGGGTCCAGTACAATCCGGAGGAGATGCTTATTATCCGCAGAGAGCTGACGACCGCAGGCAAGAGCAGCAGCCGGGTGAACGGCCAACTGGTGACGATTACGATGCTGCGTGAGATCGGCGAATTTCTAGTCAATATTCACGGTCAGCATGAGCATCAATCGCTGCTTAAGACGGATCAGCATCTGGAGTGGCTGGATCAGTTCGGAGGGGATCTTCTGCTGGAGCGTAAGGCTCAGTATAGAGCGCTGTTCGACCAGCTCTCTGAGGTCCGGGGATCCATGCGGTCTGTGGAGGACAGTACCCGACACAATGCGCAGATGATGGATCTGTATCGCTTCCAGATCGAAGAGATTACGTCCGCTAAGCTGAAGCCGGACGAGGATGAGCAGCTGCTGGAGCAGAGGAGTAAGCTTCTGTATGCGGAGAAGCGCAAGGACGCTGCATCCGAGGCATATGCTTTGCTATATGGCGGCAAGGGACTGGATCTCATTAGCCGCGCGATCTCTAAGCTGGAGGATATCCAGAGCTATGATCCAAGCGTGCTTAACCCTCTTATGGAGCAGCTGCAATCCGCGTTCTATCAAGCCGAGGACGCAGCATTCCAGCTCAGGGATTACCGTGACGGCATTGAATCTGATCCGGAGACGCTGGCTTATGTGGAGGATCGGCTGGATTTAATTAACGGACTAAAAAGAAAATACGGTGAAACCATACCTGATATACTTGCTTATCTGGAACAAATCATGGCAGAACGAGATAAGATCGAGAATAGGGACGAGCTTCTGGAGGAATTAAAACGCCAGGAGAAGCGTCTGTATGAGGGGGCCTTGCAGCTTGCTCAGGATTTGTCCAAGCTCAGGCGTCATGCCGCAGGCCGTCTGTCCAGCGCTGTGGAATCGGAGCTCAGGCAGCTTCAGATGCCTGCCGCCCGATTCGAAGCGAATCTGGATGGTGGAGGCGGCGGGCAAGAAGAGGCGGCTCCAGTTAAGCTTACTGTGAACGGCATGGATGAAGCGATCTTCCTGCTGTCGACTAACCCGGGGGAACCGCCCAAGCCATTAAACAAGATTGCTTCTGGCGGAGAGATGTCTCGCATTATGCTCGCCCTCAAAAGCATCTTCGCGGAAATCGATCAAATCCCAACGCTTATATTTGACGAGGTGGATACCGGTGTGAGCGGTCGAGCGGCACAGGCTATTGCCGAGAAGCTGTCAAGTTTGTCGGCCAAGTGCCAGGTGTTTTCGATTACGCATTTGCCGCAGGTGGCGTGTATGTCGGATCATCATTATGAGATTAAGAAGCAGGTTACGAATAATCGCACTTCAACCTCGGTCACCGAGTTGATGACGGACTCCCGCATAGACGAGCTTGCTCGTATGCTGGGCGGGGTGGAAGTAACGGAAAAAACTCGTCATCATGCGCAGGAAATGCTTGATTTGGCACATGGCTTGAAGGGGGCGTAA
- the xseB gene encoding exodeoxyribonuclease VII small subunit, giving the protein MKPDQLNELSFEEAMQRLEGIVAKLENGDVPLETAIDLFQEGMQLSRLCGGKLEQVESKIELLMETENGFQKKPFVAANEDKGE; this is encoded by the coding sequence ATGAAACCGGATCAGCTCAATGAGCTTAGCTTCGAGGAAGCGATGCAGCGACTTGAAGGCATCGTGGCAAAGCTGGAGAATGGAGACGTGCCACTGGAGACGGCGATTGATTTGTTCCAGGAGGGAATGCAGCTTTCGCGTCTGTGCGGAGGCAAGCTGGAGCAGGTTGAAAGCAAAATCGAGCTGCTGATGGAAACCGAAAACGGCTTCCAGAAAAAACCGTTTGTTGCGGCAAACGAGGATAAAGGGGAATAA
- a CDS encoding polyprenyl synthetase family protein produces the protein MDVGVGIREYLKTCAEATETALKSSIPAQWDVPSALREAMLYSLEAGGKRIRPALVLTAAQAVKGAPQSWEAALPVACAVEYIHTYSLIHDDLPAMDDDDYRRGKLTNHKVFGEAMAILAGDALLTHAFRLIPQAARVHGVSADTALAIVEELSTYAGASGMVGGQAADMLGEQGITTVEQLEYIHLHKTSDLIVFSVKAGARIGGATDRQLELLALYARNIGLAFQIQDDILDLIGDEAKLGKRVNSDVAQEKVTYPYLIGLDASKAAVARLTNEAKDAIAEAGLAEPHRLGQIADYLVQRDH, from the coding sequence TTGGACGTTGGCGTTGGCATTCGCGAATATTTGAAGACATGTGCAGAAGCGACGGAAACGGCGCTGAAATCCTCAATTCCAGCTCAATGGGACGTGCCCTCCGCGTTGCGGGAAGCAATGTTGTATTCGCTGGAAGCCGGTGGCAAGCGGATACGTCCCGCGCTTGTGCTTACCGCCGCCCAGGCGGTGAAGGGAGCCCCGCAGTCATGGGAGGCGGCGCTGCCTGTCGCGTGCGCGGTGGAATATATACATACTTATTCTCTCATTCATGATGATCTGCCCGCCATGGACGATGATGATTACCGGCGCGGCAAGCTGACAAACCATAAGGTGTTCGGAGAAGCGATGGCGATACTGGCGGGCGACGCGCTGCTTACACACGCGTTCCGTCTCATACCGCAAGCAGCCCGGGTTCACGGGGTCTCAGCCGATACCGCACTGGCCATTGTGGAGGAGCTGTCGACTTACGCCGGAGCTTCAGGCATGGTTGGCGGTCAGGCGGCCGACATGCTGGGCGAGCAAGGCATTACGACAGTAGAGCAGCTGGAGTATATCCATCTTCATAAAACAAGCGATCTCATTGTGTTTTCCGTGAAGGCGGGGGCTCGAATTGGCGGAGCGACAGATAGACAGCTGGAGCTCCTTGCTCTGTATGCCCGCAATATCGGACTGGCCTTCCAGATTCAGGACGATATTCTGGATCTCATCGGAGACGAAGCGAAGCTTGGGAAGCGGGTGAACAGTGATGTTGCCCAGGAGAAGGTCACTTATCCCTACTTGATCGGTCTGGATGCCAGCAAGGCTGCGGTGGCCCGTCTGACGAATGAAGCCAAGGATGCCATTGCGGAAGCAGGACTTGCCGAGCCGCATCGGCTTGGACAGATTGCCGATTACTTGGTGCAACGCGACCATTGA
- the argR gene encoding transcriptional regulator ArgR, which produces MKSIRQFRIREIITNGEIETQDELVEALRASGMQVTQATVSRDIKELMLIKVPVADGRYIYSMPIEQRQNPVHKLKRAMLDHFAHIDFTDNLVVLKCLPGTANAIGALIDNMEWSEVMGTICGDDTILIICRTKEQSAQIVERLLAVMN; this is translated from the coding sequence ATGAAGAGTATCCGGCAATTCAGAATTCGAGAAATTATTACCAATGGCGAAATCGAAACCCAGGATGAGCTGGTGGAGGCGTTGCGCGCCTCCGGCATGCAGGTGACGCAGGCTACTGTCTCCAGAGATATCAAGGAGCTCATGCTGATCAAGGTTCCCGTTGCCGACGGCCGCTATATTTATTCCATGCCGATTGAGCAGCGCCAGAACCCCGTGCACAAGCTGAAGCGGGCGATGCTGGATCACTTTGCTCATATCGACTTCACAGACAACTTAGTTGTGCTCAAATGCTTGCCTGGCACAGCGAATGCGATCGGCGCCCTAATTGACAATATGGAGTGGTCTGAAGTGATGGGTACGATATGCGGCGATGATACGATTCTTATTATTTGCCGAACCAAGGAGCAGAGCGCCCAGATCGTGGAGCGGCTTCTCGCTGTAATGAATTAA
- the spoIVB gene encoding SpoIVB peptidase, whose amino-acid sequence MNSNPRKRWFGLILVFFVCIVGFSTPFQQFAAFPNELRLFSGQMKRLQYGVPVHAEVTVDPQMLQVNGTAKPSLSVNLNEPLSLQPYQSGQTNMKVKLFGKIPFRTVKVNVVPDLRVVPGGQTIGVKVKSAGVLVVGHHQVVDQDGSKQSPGVVAGLKLGDLIVDINGAPVHEVHRVGELCEQFGLNRKPLELTYKRNGQLNKTQISPVYDADDRAWRLGLYIRDSAAGVGTLTFYAPDQGVYGALGHVITDMDTQTPIEVGEGQVLQASVTSINKSQSGEPGEKRAHFVKEGKVLGNIEKNTPFGIFGKMNEAPTHSFSAKALPVSFAEDVKEGPAHILTVVGGQKVERFNIEIVHVSKQPAPATKGMVIKITDKRLLNKTGGIVQGMSGSPIIQDGKLVGAVTHVFVNDPSSGYGCFIEWMLQDAGVLLKSSSTKEEKAGDAA is encoded by the coding sequence TTGAACTCCAATCCACGGAAACGATGGTTTGGGTTGATCCTCGTGTTCTTCGTATGCATCGTCGGTTTCTCCACCCCGTTTCAACAATTCGCCGCGTTTCCGAATGAACTACGTTTATTCTCTGGCCAAATGAAACGACTGCAATATGGAGTTCCTGTACATGCTGAAGTAACCGTGGATCCCCAAATGTTACAAGTGAACGGCACGGCAAAACCTTCTTTGTCCGTCAACTTGAACGAACCGCTGTCACTGCAACCGTATCAGAGCGGACAGACCAACATGAAAGTGAAATTATTTGGTAAAATTCCTTTTCGGACTGTTAAAGTGAATGTCGTACCTGATCTTCGGGTTGTTCCTGGCGGCCAGACGATTGGCGTCAAGGTGAAATCGGCAGGGGTATTGGTTGTGGGCCATCATCAGGTTGTAGACCAAGATGGCTCGAAGCAGTCTCCCGGGGTTGTCGCGGGCTTGAAGCTGGGGGATCTGATCGTAGACATTAACGGTGCGCCTGTTCATGAGGTTCATCGGGTAGGGGAGCTGTGCGAGCAGTTTGGCCTGAATCGCAAGCCCCTGGAGCTGACCTACAAGCGCAATGGGCAGCTGAACAAGACACAGATCAGTCCGGTATATGACGCGGATGACAGAGCATGGCGTCTTGGTCTCTATATCCGAGATTCAGCCGCAGGCGTCGGCACCTTAACATTCTACGCGCCGGATCAAGGGGTGTATGGCGCTCTGGGACATGTGATTACAGACATGGACACGCAGACGCCCATTGAGGTAGGGGAAGGGCAAGTGCTGCAGGCTAGCGTTACATCCATTAACAAAAGCCAATCCGGCGAGCCAGGCGAAAAAAGGGCGCATTTCGTCAAAGAAGGCAAGGTATTAGGCAACATCGAAAAAAACACGCCCTTTGGCATCTTCGGCAAGATGAACGAAGCGCCAACTCACAGCTTTAGCGCCAAGGCGCTCCCGGTGTCGTTTGCGGAAGATGTCAAGGAAGGTCCGGCTCACATATTGACCGTTGTCGGCGGACAGAAGGTGGAGCGGTTTAATATCGAAATTGTGCATGTGTCGAAGCAACCTGCCCCGGCAACCAAAGGTATGGTGATTAAGATTACGGATAAACGTCTCCTGAACAAAACCGGCGGGATTGTACAGGGCATGTCCGGTAGTCCCATTATTCAGGACGGCAAGCTGGTTGGCGCAGTTACTCATGTATTTGTTAATGACCCTTCATCCGGCTATGGCTGCTTCATTGAATGGATGCTTCAGGATGCAGGCGTGCTGCTGAAGTCGTCCTCGACGAAGGAAGAGAAGGCGGGAGATGCGGCTTAG